The nucleotide window TTTTATTCCCTATAGGTACTAAGTATTTCTTTCTATGTTTAAGTATGCATATAACATGATATAATATGActtgtaaaattaataatatgcaATAAAAGTTTGTGTGTATACCTTCCTTCTTTTTTGTCGATGAATAGTCCTTATCACTACCACAGTAGTTCTCCCTTTAGGCTATGAACAATGTTTCACCCTAAATTGAGACGGAgagaatatataaataaatatatatatatatattttttttattttttattttttatttttttatatttttattattttttttatttattatttttatttttttctttttttctttttttttttaatacaatatcataatgtataaattttaggaattaCATAGTTTTAAcatgaaattacaatctatccctatttagtttgtaattacattaatccctgaaaaagtaaaacaaaccggatacataatgtgtagctcgaatacattaaaaactagctcggatacattataaaataatttagaattaggagagaaataaggattttagaggtttttagaaatagaaggaaATATTAGATATAAGAGAAACATAAGACGTGTATTTGAGTAATTTTTCCAATTCATATAATGAATTTGTCTTTATCtcattctttaatttataatttttcttatttatgtatttctcCATCTCGTTCAATTCAATGCATTGTTCTTTAAACAAATAGTGCTTCACAAAATATCTTTAtttaaaaaggggaaaaaaagaagagatgaACCAAATGTAGTAATATGTTCCTATAAATACACCATTGGTTGAGAAGGAAATTCACCATTcacatatttattaattaaagtagcATTACACAATATGGCTGGAGCACGTCTTAACTTTGCATTTTACTTTGTTGTTGTCCTAGCTGCAACTACTGGCTCATTACCTAATTACCTTTCATCTTATtacacaatttaaaattttattagtgtGTGCTAAatgctaatatatatatatttatgatatgcaGTTACTATGTCTCGTTCACCAAAGCTGCAAGCAATGGGTGCGCGCGACATGTCAGTTGATATTGTGGCCattgaacaaaaattaattcCGGTTGGTGATATAGTAACTTGCTTGAAAAGATGCTACGTGCAGAGTGATTGCAATGATGGATGGCTTTGTTCAGATTGGGCGAACGATGCATTTGATCAAGGTGGAAAGCATTGCGACAAGTTTACTGCTTCTAGACAAGGATATTTCGTCATGCTCACTCCTAGTACAACTATATTTATCAAGTATTTCTTTTACAAAACTAgattgggaaaatgcataagtaccccccccaacctatgcccgaaatcccagagacacacctaagctttactaaggtcctattacccccccaaacttaatttatctataatattctaccccttttctgcCTACGTGGNTACAAAAATAgattgggaaaatgcataagtactcccccagcctatgcccgaaatcccaaagacacacctaacctttactaaggtcctattac belongs to Solanum stenotomum isolate F172 chromosome 1, ASM1918654v1, whole genome shotgun sequence and includes:
- the LOC125854325 gene encoding uncharacterized protein LOC125854325 encodes the protein MAGARLNFAFYFVVVLAATTVTMSRSPKLQAMGARDMSVDIVAIEQKLIPVGDIVTCLKRCYVQSDCNDGWLCSDWANDAFDQGGKHCDKFTASRQGYFVMLTPSTTIFINGVRSQKEEVKAHRFHPTEPSSPSSEHFNPLFQFSNLLGEPSNTSFMPTNPLTEPFNTFYQSTFEPSNLYSRSSTLDFDDLSEEN